A genomic window from Terrisporobacter glycolicus ATCC 14880 = DSM 1288 includes:
- a CDS encoding MATE family efflux transporter yields the protein MSKQIDLTNGNIVEKLVKLSLPIMGTAFIQIAYSLIDMIWVGKIGSKSVAAVGTAGFYPWLAMAFIMISKVGGEIKVAQSVGEKNEKDTKYYIKSAIEINMILSFLYGLVLILFKGPLVGFFKLGDMEVINMSEQYLVIVGLGMMFYFINPVFTSIFVGLGNSKSPFKINTIGLITNIILDPVLIFGIGPFPKMGVAGAAIATITSHIIVSLCFIYLISKDKEDHFKIKLFRKVDFTYYKTLFVLGTPVALQNGLFTIFSMIMGVIVASFGPVAIAVQKVGSQIESISWNSCDGFASALSSFVGQNYGAKKIDRINKSTKYALVGVIIWGTLTTAILVFLGEFIFRAFINEPEAILQGTDYLKILGYSQLFMCLEITVAGIFKGLGRTYIPSIIIAVLTGCRIPLAILLCRPDILGLNGVWWSITLSSVVKGTLLISILVYLRKTHKLYIIKE from the coding sequence ATGAGCAAACAAATTGATTTAACTAATGGTAACATTGTGGAGAAATTGGTGAAGCTATCATTACCAATAATGGGAACTGCTTTTATACAAATAGCCTACAGTCTTATAGATATGATTTGGGTTGGTAAAATAGGCAGTAAGTCTGTGGCAGCAGTTGGAACAGCAGGATTCTATCCTTGGCTTGCCATGGCATTTATTATGATTTCAAAAGTAGGCGGAGAAATTAAGGTTGCCCAAAGTGTGGGAGAAAAAAATGAAAAAGACACTAAATATTATATTAAATCAGCAATTGAGATTAATATGATTTTATCTTTTTTATATGGTTTAGTTTTAATTTTGTTTAAAGGACCTCTTGTTGGATTTTTTAAACTTGGAGATATGGAAGTTATTAATATGTCTGAACAATATTTAGTTATAGTGGGACTTGGCATGATGTTTTATTTTATAAACCCTGTATTTACATCAATATTTGTAGGTTTAGGAAATAGTAAATCGCCATTCAAGATAAATACCATAGGTTTAATAACTAATATTATTTTAGATCCAGTATTAATATTTGGTATAGGTCCATTTCCAAAAATGGGTGTAGCAGGTGCTGCCATAGCTACAATTACATCACATATAATTGTGTCCTTATGTTTCATTTATTTAATTTCTAAGGATAAAGAAGATCACTTTAAGATTAAACTATTTAGAAAAGTTGATTTTACTTATTATAAAACTTTATTTGTGCTGGGAACACCAGTGGCACTTCAAAATGGATTATTCACTATTTTTTCCATGATAATGGGAGTGATAGTAGCGTCTTTTGGGCCGGTTGCCATAGCAGTGCAAAAAGTAGGTTCACAGATTGAATCAATATCTTGGAATAGTTGTGATGGATTTGCATCTGCATTATCTAGTTTTGTAGGACAAAATTATGGAGCAAAGAAAATTGATAGAATAAATAAAAGTACAAAATATGCTTTAGTAGGAGTGATTATATGGGGGACTTTAACAACAGCTATTTTAGTATTTTTAGGGGAATTCATATTTAGGGCTTTTATAAATGAGCCAGAAGCCATTTTACAAGGAACAGACTATTTGAAAATTCTAGGATATTCACAATTATTTATGTGCTTAGAGATAACAGTTGCAGGAATTTTTAAAGGTTTGGGTAGAACTTATATACCTTCCATAATAATAGCTGTACTAACAGGATGCAGAATACCATTAGCTATTTTGCTTTGCAGGCCTGATATACTTGGACTAAATGGAGTTTGGTGGAGTATTACTTTAAGTAGCGTAGTAAAAGGGACTTTACTAATTAGTATTTTAGTGTATCTTAGAAAAACTCACAAGTTGTATATAATTAAAGAATAG
- a CDS encoding DMP19 family protein: protein MSFMNKILLILVILGAVNIIILLIIKSKSKSRKVEEKEIGKKGDIRVLSYDDEDLICMVENDLELKYGYGCNDSEVFKNMKITHKNVYTLLWFDTEMKNGGLGEYFFSISNVTMNYLEKAFEDVKALELLESYKIFIDKNDIEEGKSHINKRSVEEYSLFMSKFDFSKFNDLYEQTDLRLLIANYIRDNIIDFSDLSEEELRILKEMEEEQKLMENN, encoded by the coding sequence ATGTCATTTATGAATAAAATACTTTTAATTCTTGTTATTTTAGGGGCAGTTAATATAATCATACTTTTAATAATAAAGAGTAAATCAAAATCTAGAAAAGTTGAAGAAAAAGAGATAGGTAAAAAAGGTGACATTAGAGTATTAAGTTATGATGATGAAGATTTAATTTGTATGGTTGAAAATGATTTAGAATTAAAATATGGCTATGGATGTAATGATTCAGAAGTATTTAAAAATATGAAAATAACTCATAAAAATGTTTATACTTTACTTTGGTTTGATACGGAAATGAAAAATGGTGGATTAGGGGAATATTTTTTTAGTATTAGTAATGTGACTATGAATTATTTAGAAAAAGCTTTTGAAGATGTAAAAGCTTTAGAATTATTAGAAAGTTATAAAATATTTATTGATAAAAATGACATTGAAGAGGGAAAAAGTCATATAAACAAGAGAAGTGTAGAAGAATATTCACTATTTATGAGTAAATTTGACTTTTCTAAATTTAATGATTTATATGAGCAAACAGATTTAAGATTATTAATAGCAAATTATATTAGAGATAATATAATTGATTTTTCTGATTTAAGTGAGGAAGAATTAAGAATTTTAAAGGAAATGGAAGAAGAACAAAAACTAATGGAAAATAATTAA